From a region of the Chroicocephalus ridibundus chromosome 8, bChrRid1.1, whole genome shotgun sequence genome:
- the S1PR1 gene encoding sphingosine 1-phosphate receptor 1, with amino-acid sequence MSSSTTAPLKVVSNLANTDVNYVIKEHYNYTGKLNENADSGIKVTSVVFIIICCFIILENIFVLLTIWKTKKFHRPMYYFIGNLALSDLLAGVAYTANLLLSGHKTYSLTPSQWFVREGSMFVALSASVFSLLAIAIERYITMLKMKLHNGSNSFRSFLLISACWVISVILGGLPIMGWNCISLLSNCSTVLPLYHKHYILFCTTVFTGLLLSIVVLYCRIYSMVRTRSRRLTFRKNITKATRSSEKSLALLKTVIIVLSAFIACWAPLFILLLLDVGCKVKTCPILYKAEYFLVLAVLNSATNPIIYTLTNKEMRRAFIKILCCCKCPPADSGTKFKRPIIGGMEFSRSKSDNSSHPQKEEGDHPETIMSSGNVTSSS; translated from the coding sequence ATGAGCTCCAGCACCACCGCCCCGCTGAAGGTCGTCAGCAACCTTGCCAACACTGATGTCAACTATGTCATCAAAGAGCATTATAATTACACGGGAAAGCTAAATGAGAATGCGGACAGTGGAATAAAAGTGACGTCGGTGGTTTTTATCATCATTTGCTGCTTTATAATCTTGGAGAACATTTTTGTCTTGCTCACCATCTGGAAAACCAAGAAGTTTCACAGACCCATGTACTATTTCATTGGGAACTTGGCTCTTTCAGACTTGCTGGCTGGTGTGGCTTACACTGCCAACCTCCTGCTATCTGGACACAAAACCTATAGCCTCACCCCCTCCCAGTGGTTTGTAAGAGAAGGCAGCATGTTTGTTGCTTTGTCAGCTTCTGTGTTCAGTTTATTGGCCATTGCCATTGAGAGATACATCACCATGTTGAAGATGAAACTCCACAATGGCAGCAACAGCTTCCGTTCCTTCTTGCTGATCAGTGCTTGCTGGGTTATCTCCGTGATACTCGGGGGACTCCCAATCATGGGCTGGAACTGCATCAGCCTCTTATCCAACTGTTCCACCGTGCTGCCTCTCTACCACAAGCACTATATTCTCTTTTGCACCACTGTTTTCACTGGCCTTTTGCTATCCATCGTTGTCCTCTATTGCAGGATCTACTCCATGGTGAGGACTAGGAGCCGCAGGCTGACATTTCGGAAAAACATTACCAAAGCTACTAGGAGCTCAGAAAAGTCACTAGCCTTGCTCAAGACAGTGATCATAGTCCTGAGTGCCTTCATTGCCTGCTGGGCTCCCTTGTTCATCCTGCTTTTACTGGATGTGGGGTGTAAAGTGAAGACCTGCCCAATCCTCTATAAAGCAGAGTATTTCTTAGTACTGGCCGTGCTCAATTCAGCCACAAACCCTATCATCTACACCTTGACAAACAAAGAGATGCGGAGGGCTTTCATCAAGATTCTGTGCTGCTGCAAATGTCCGCCAGCAGATTCTGGGACCAAATTCAAGAGGCCGATCATCGGAGGGATGGAGTTCAGCCGGAGTAAGTCTGACAACTCCTCCCACCCACAGAAGGAGGAAGGCGACCATCCTGAAACCATCATGTCTTCGGGCAATGTTACCTCATCTTCTTAG